The bacterium genome contains the following window.
CTTGACCCTGTGCTGCTGCTTACGGACGAACACACCATTCGCACAAGCGCCCGATCGATCCTCAATGAGGCAGGACATCGCGGATTCATTTTTAATCTCGGTCACGGGATTCTTCCCGATACGCCGATTCACCACGTTGAGGTGCTCCTCGATGAAATCAGGGGAGCATCGAGATGATAAAGACAAACTGGATAGACATTCCTGAAGATCAGCTCTTTGCGATGGTTGAGGAGCTTGACACACGAGGTCCGCGCTACACGTCATATCCAACAGTGCCGGTATGGAAGGCTCCGCTCAATCGCGAGGCTTACACCAATTCGCTGCGCAGACTTGGAAAGGAAGGCAAGGCGATAGCCGTGTATGTGCATTTGCCGTTCTGCCGCCAGCGCTGCCTGTACTGCGGCTGCAATGCACACATTACGCATGATGAAGCGCGCATCCATAGATACATGGATGCATTGGAAACCGAGGTCAGGAAGGTAACCGACGAATTCAAGCATCCGTTGACGCACAGTCAACTGCACCTTGGCGGCGGTACACCGACTTACGTGCCGGTATCGCGGCTGGCAAAGCTGCTTGACTTGGTAATTGAGAGAATTCCAGGGGCAGAGAGTTCAGATCGCTCGATTGAGGTTGACCCGCGAGTTACAACGGATGAGCATCTCGACTTGCTGGCTGAACGGGGTTTCACTCGAATATCTGCCGGCCTGCAGGATTTGAATGCCGATGTCCAGCACGCAGTACGGCGTGAGTACACGTTCCTCGAGATCAGTGAATTTATAGAGCGAGCGCGCTCGCGCGGTTTCCTGAGTGTCAATATTGATCTCATATACGGCCTGCCGATGCAGACGCGCCGGACTTGGAAAGACACGGTGCAAGCCGTGGCTTCACTTAGACCCGACCGGCTTGCCTGCTTTGGGTATGCGCACCTTCCGGCCAGAATGAAGCATCAGCAGGCAATTCATGAAGAAGATCTGCCAACGTCCCGTGATCGGCTGGGGATGCTGTTCGATGCACACCGCATCTTCGGCGCAGAAGGGTACGTCGGAATAGGTATGGACCATTTTGCGCTGCCGGAAGATGACCTTGCGGTTGCGCAGGATGAAGGCAGATTATGGCGCAACTTCATGGGATACACTACAACACGCGGCTTGGAATTGCTCGGATTGGGATGTTCAGGCATCAGCGAGTTTACAGATCTATTCGCACAAAACATATCGTCACCGGAAGTTTATGCAGCGGCGATTGAGCAAGGACATCTGCCCTTGGAACGCGGTCACGAGCTAAGCGCGGACGACCGTGTCACAAAGCAGATTATCAATCACCTCATGTGCAATCTTGAAGTGCATGTGCCGGACGCGGCGGAAGTCAACGATGAAGACTTCTTCGCTCGCATGAAGAACGCCATGGGCTGTGTTGGTTCGTTTGAACCACTTGGTTTGGTTACGAAGAACGGCTCCGGTTATCACGTTACACAGCTAGGCCAACTGTTCGTAAGGAACCTTGCAATGCCGTTTGACAGATACCTCAGAGAGCAGTCCAATGTTCTGTTTTCAAGAACGGTGTAGGGCATCGATATGAAAGAAGCCATACTACTTGTAAACATGGGTGGACCTTCCAGACGGAATGATGTCGAGCCCTATCTGCGGGAGATTTTCAGCGATCCGGCAATTATTGATTTGCCCGCATTCATCCGCAAACCGCTTGCAAGTCTGATTGCGATGAAGCGAAAAGAGGAAGTCGCAGACCGCTATGAGGCATTAGGTGGATACAGCCCGCTTTTTCATTGGTCCGAAGCGCTCAGGCAGAACATTCTGCGCGAACTGAATACACGTGGAATAGATATGGATGTTGCTTGGGCGTTTCGATACATGTCCCCGTCTATACACGACACGATGAGTGTCCTGTCCTCCAAAGGTGTGGAAAAGGTTCATGTGCTGCCGCTGTTTCCGCATTACACTCATACGATGACGGGATCAGTCATGAAAGAAGTCAAGCGGTCGGCTCAACGAACGAAACTGCTGTACGAGTATATTGAAGATTGGGGACAGGAAACACAAATACTGGAGCTGTGGGGAACATACCTCAGTAACGCAGTCTTAGAAGCCGGGAACGGTGCGCGCGTAATGTTTGTTGCACACGGAATCCCTCAAATCTACGTGAACCGGGGTGACGACTACCCTGAGCGTGTTCGAATGTCGGCACAAAAACTATGCTCACTCTTGCCGGCAAGCACAGAGTGGACGGTTGCGTTCCAGAGCAAAGTCGGTCCGCTCGAGTGGACGAAGCCTTACATGGAAGACGTGCTCGAAGAATGGTCAAAGAGTTCCGCCCCGATAGTGATGATGCCACTCAGTTTTGTTGCAGATTGCCTTGAAACCCTGTACGATCTTGATGATGTTGCCAAACACCTCGCGGGAAAGCACGGGGCAAAGAAGTATGTGCGCGCACGTGTATTCAATGATGACCCTGAATTTGCCAAGGCGCTGATAGACGTCTGGCAGGAGAAGTGTTATGCGGAATGCTGCTGAAACCTTGCGTCCGAGCGTAATCGTAATCGGCGGGGGAGTGGCCGGACTTGCGTCCGCCTACCTGATTCGTTCACTTGCTAATGAGCGCGGTTATGACCCTGCCCTCACAGTGCTTGAATCAAAACCCGAAGTAGGCGGCTCCACGCGAACGGAAAAAGTCGACGGATTCACATGCGAATGGGGTCCAAACGGATTCCTTGACAACGAACCAGCCACACTTGATATTGTTTCGCGCCTCGGACTGACAAGCCGCTTGGTTAAAGCCTCGAAACATGCCGAAAAGCGCTACATCTATCATCATGGGAGCATGCGCGAAGTGCCGCTCAGTCCGCGTGCATTCCTGACGTCTGACATACTTCCGGCAAGCGCGAAACTTCGAATGGCCTGCGAGCCTGTAATCCCGGCCAAACGTAACGGAGCGGACGAGACCGTTTATGACTTCGCAAAGCGAAGGCTCGGTGAGTCATTCGCGCAATACATGATTGATCCCATGGTGTCCGGGATTTTTGCTGGGAATGCACGGGAATTGTCATTGCGTGCGGTATTCCCCAAAATGGTTGAAATGGAAGTTGAGTATGGCGGACTCGTGAGGGCAATGATTGCAAAGAAACGCGCGGCACGCCGAAACGGCGCAGACACAGGCGGCCCCGCCGGAACCGCTGCAACTCTTACCACTTTTGTAAACGGGATGGGCGAGCTTACGGCAACGCTTGCGTCCGAATTGCGGAACAACATCATAACGAACGCGCCCGCCTGTGAGAT
Protein-coding sequences here:
- the hemN gene encoding oxygen-independent coproporphyrinogen III oxidase is translated as MIKTNWIDIPEDQLFAMVEELDTRGPRYTSYPTVPVWKAPLNREAYTNSLRRLGKEGKAIAVYVHLPFCRQRCLYCGCNAHITHDEARIHRYMDALETEVRKVTDEFKHPLTHSQLHLGGGTPTYVPVSRLAKLLDLVIERIPGAESSDRSIEVDPRVTTDEHLDLLAERGFTRISAGLQDLNADVQHAVRREYTFLEISEFIERARSRGFLSVNIDLIYGLPMQTRRTWKDTVQAVASLRPDRLACFGYAHLPARMKHQQAIHEEDLPTSRDRLGMLFDAHRIFGAEGYVGIGMDHFALPEDDLAVAQDEGRLWRNFMGYTTTRGLELLGLGCSGISEFTDLFAQNISSPEVYAAAIEQGHLPLERGHELSADDRVTKQIINHLMCNLEVHVPDAAEVNDEDFFARMKNAMGCVGSFEPLGLVTKNGSGYHVTQLGQLFVRNLAMPFDRYLREQSNVLFSRTV
- the hemH gene encoding ferrochelatase; translated protein: MKEAILLVNMGGPSRRNDVEPYLREIFSDPAIIDLPAFIRKPLASLIAMKRKEEVADRYEALGGYSPLFHWSEALRQNILRELNTRGIDMDVAWAFRYMSPSIHDTMSVLSSKGVEKVHVLPLFPHYTHTMTGSVMKEVKRSAQRTKLLYEYIEDWGQETQILELWGTYLSNAVLEAGNGARVMFVAHGIPQIYVNRGDDYPERVRMSAQKLCSLLPASTEWTVAFQSKVGPLEWTKPYMEDVLEEWSKSSAPIVMMPLSFVADCLETLYDLDDVAKHLAGKHGAKKYVRARVFNDDPEFAKALIDVWQEKCYAECC
- the hemG gene encoding protoporphyrinogen oxidase gives rise to the protein MRNAAETLRPSVIVIGGGVAGLASAYLIRSLANERGYDPALTVLESKPEVGGSTRTEKVDGFTCEWGPNGFLDNEPATLDIVSRLGLTSRLVKASKHAEKRYIYHHGSMREVPLSPRAFLTSDILPASAKLRMACEPVIPAKRNGADETVYDFAKRRLGESFAQYMIDPMVSGIFAGNARELSLRAVFPKMVEMEVEYGGLVRAMIAKKRAARRNGADTGGPAGTAATLTTFVNGMGELTATLASELRNNIITNAPACEIRVRGEMYEVVSHERTFQADAVVVACPSYAAAKLVSGVSYNAAECLREIPFAPVDVVAHGHKLEDVGHPLDGFGVLIPRGEDFRALGSLWCDAIFPNQTPPGTHLLRTMVGGAHDPMISTLTDVELESIVSNEHKRLFDTKSEPVFRKLIRHEKGIAQYTRGHLERVREIDLLEKQLPGLLFTGASYRGVSVNACMKDAFRIADRLLDVWRFN